From a single Aquincola tertiaricarbonis genomic region:
- a CDS encoding anti-sigma regulatory factor, with protein MSESLDIRKSEDVVRVRQRVRALALDAGLSLVDQTKIVTAASELARNTLDYGGGGTVDLELVLSPRRGVRLCFIDQGPGIADIELALRDGYTSGGGLGLGLGGAKRLSSEFHISSQPGQGTRITIARYK; from the coding sequence GTGAGTGAAAGCCTGGACATCCGCAAGTCGGAAGACGTGGTCCGGGTGCGGCAGCGGGTGCGCGCCCTGGCGCTGGACGCCGGCCTGAGCCTGGTCGACCAGACCAAGATCGTGACCGCCGCCAGCGAGCTGGCCCGCAACACGCTGGACTACGGCGGCGGCGGCACGGTGGACCTGGAGCTGGTGCTGTCGCCCCGGCGCGGTGTGCGCCTGTGCTTCATCGACCAGGGCCCCGGCATTGCCGACATCGAACTGGCGCTGCGTGACGGCTACACCAGCGGCGGCGGCCTGGGCCTGGGCCTGGGCGGCGCCAAGCGGCTGTCGTCCGAGTTCCACATCAGCTCGCAGCCCGGCCAGGGCACGCGCATCACCATCGCCCGCTACAAGTAG
- a CDS encoding STAS domain-containing protein — protein sequence MERIPILKLGDALLVTIQVDMHDQLASALEEDLTAKIVAVRARGVLIDISALEIVDSFIGRMLDNIAAVSRILDADTVVVGMRPAVAITLVELGLSLNGVKTALDVERGMAMIRRHAYLNPDDDDHDGE from the coding sequence ATGGAACGCATTCCCATCCTCAAGCTGGGCGATGCCCTGCTGGTCACCATCCAGGTGGACATGCACGACCAACTGGCCAGCGCGCTGGAGGAAGACCTGACCGCCAAGATCGTGGCGGTGCGCGCACGCGGCGTGCTGATCGACATCTCGGCGCTGGAGATCGTCGACAGCTTCATCGGCCGCATGCTGGACAACATCGCCGCCGTCTCGCGCATCCTGGATGCCGACACCGTGGTGGTGGGCATGCGGCCCGCGGTGGCCATCACGCTGGTGGAGCTGGGCTTGTCGCTCAACGGCGTGAAGACCGCGCTGGACGTGGAACGGGGCATGGCGATGATCCGGCGCCACGCCTACCTGAACCCGGACGACGACGACCACGACGGTGAGTGA
- a CDS encoding STAS domain-containing protein, producing the protein MGQPGQAPAYETVAAHEAEILEAWLQSLHADGALQSGRIREGELRVQCTGLLRQLRAGMAESSDVDAPAFAPLRDALSDLSARRAQQGFSPREIATFIFSLKQPLFEAINRHLGNEALALQASWQTGLMLDRLGLLTMESFQRMREEVIVRQQQEISELSTPVIKLWDGILALPLIGTLDSQRTQVVMENLLESIAQQGAGMAIIDITGVPTVDTLTAQHLLKTVAAARLMGADCIISGIRPQIAQTMVHLGVELTVVSKATLADAFALALSRQGRGVTRLRRPDAAPQPPATGLG; encoded by the coding sequence ATGGGTCAGCCGGGACAAGCCCCCGCCTACGAAACCGTGGCGGCCCACGAGGCCGAGATTCTGGAGGCGTGGCTGCAGAGCCTGCATGCCGACGGCGCGCTGCAGAGCGGCCGCATCCGCGAAGGCGAGCTGAGGGTGCAGTGCACCGGCCTGCTGCGCCAGTTGCGCGCCGGCATGGCCGAGTCCAGCGACGTCGACGCGCCGGCCTTCGCGCCGCTGCGTGATGCGCTGTCCGACCTCTCGGCCCGCCGCGCGCAGCAGGGCTTCAGTCCGCGCGAGATCGCCACCTTCATCTTCTCGCTCAAGCAGCCGCTGTTCGAGGCCATCAACCGCCACCTGGGCAACGAGGCCCTGGCGCTGCAGGCCAGCTGGCAGACGGGGTTGATGCTCGACCGGCTGGGCCTGCTGACGATGGAGTCCTTCCAGCGCATGCGCGAGGAAGTGATCGTGCGCCAGCAGCAGGAGATCTCCGAGCTGTCCACCCCGGTCATCAAGCTGTGGGACGGCATCCTCGCGCTGCCGCTCATCGGCACCCTGGACAGCCAGCGCACCCAGGTGGTGATGGAGAACCTGCTCGAGTCCATCGCCCAGCAGGGCGCGGGCATGGCCATCATCGACATCACCGGCGTGCCCACGGTGGATACGCTGACCGCGCAGCACCTGCTCAAGACGGTGGCTGCCGCGCGGCTGATGGGGGCCGACTGCATCATCAGCGGCATCCGCCCGCAGATCGCGCAGACCATGGTGCACCTGGGTGTGGAGCTGACGGTGGTGTCCAAGGCCACGCTGGCCGACGCCTTCGCGCTGGCGCTGTCGCGCCAGGGCCGTGGCGTCACCCGGCTGCGCAGGCCCGATGCCGCGCCGCAGCCGCCCGCCACCGGCCTGGGCTGA
- a CDS encoding GAF domain-containing protein codes for MPHIRFPAAHGLLRQLGFQLHSGACTLPQYLDAVADLLKAAIACPRVTVWLLQRDHPESTLQCTAWSSFSRGLRINRCALSQEAVQAYLKALLATGVLAVPDLDAALPLQALNAAYCQPEQVLATLDAAFVVNGQAVGVVCCEQIGEVRQWTGEECLLVRSVAQAVTLDMARLADGVQPGDDCSDDVRRLLAALGQ; via the coding sequence ATGCCCCACATCCGTTTTCCGGCGGCCCATGGTCTGCTGCGGCAACTGGGCTTCCAGCTGCACAGCGGTGCCTGCACGCTGCCACAGTACCTCGATGCGGTGGCCGATCTGCTCAAGGCCGCCATCGCCTGCCCGCGCGTTACCGTGTGGCTGCTGCAGCGCGATCACCCCGAATCGACGCTGCAATGCACCGCCTGGTCCAGCTTCAGCCGCGGATTGCGGATCAACCGCTGCGCCTTGTCGCAGGAGGCGGTGCAGGCCTACCTGAAGGCGCTGCTGGCCACCGGCGTTCTGGCGGTGCCCGACCTGGACGCCGCCTTGCCGCTGCAGGCCCTCAATGCCGCGTACTGCCAGCCCGAGCAGGTGCTGGCCACACTGGACGCGGCCTTCGTGGTCAACGGCCAGGCGGTGGGGGTGGTGTGCTGCGAGCAGATCGGCGAAGTGCGCCAATGGACTGGCGAGGAATGCCTGCTGGTGCGCAGCGTGGCCCAGGCCGTGACGCTGGACATGGCCCGGCTGGCCGACGGCGTGCAGCCGGGCGACGATTGTTCAGACGACGTGCGTCGGCTGCTGGCCGCCTTGGGTCAGTAG
- a CDS encoding SDR family NAD(P)-dependent oxidoreductase, with protein MHLFGNKTVIVTGAASGIGRGVAERFSSEGANVVLCDLDEDKLERVAATLPPDRTLARRCDVADDAQVQALVQAAVQHFGGLDVIVNNAGIAPEGTVEQLSIDDWHRTLNTDLTGVFHGCRAAMPHLIKSQGCIVNTASVSGLGGDWNTAAYNAAKGGVVNLTRAIALDYGSRGVRCNAVCPSLTRTGMTEDMLKDGELVQQFMQRLPLGRVAEPADIAGVVAFLASKDARFVNGVNLPVDGGVTASNGQPPM; from the coding sequence TTGCATCTATTCGGCAACAAGACCGTCATCGTCACCGGGGCGGCATCGGGCATCGGCCGCGGCGTGGCCGAGCGCTTTTCGTCGGAGGGCGCCAACGTGGTGCTGTGCGACCTGGACGAGGACAAACTGGAACGCGTGGCCGCGACACTGCCGCCCGATCGCACGCTGGCGCGCCGCTGCGACGTCGCGGACGATGCGCAGGTGCAAGCGCTGGTGCAGGCCGCGGTGCAGCATTTCGGCGGGCTGGACGTGATCGTCAACAACGCAGGCATCGCGCCTGAGGGCACGGTGGAACAGCTGTCCATCGACGACTGGCACCGCACGCTCAACACCGACCTGACGGGCGTCTTCCACGGCTGCCGGGCCGCCATGCCGCATCTGATCAAAAGCCAGGGCTGCATCGTCAACACGGCCTCGGTCTCGGGCCTGGGTGGCGACTGGAACACCGCGGCCTACAACGCCGCCAAGGGCGGCGTCGTCAATCTCACCCGCGCCATCGCGCTCGACTATGGCAGCCGCGGCGTGCGCTGCAATGCGGTGTGCCCCTCGCTCACCCGCACCGGCATGACCGAGGACATGCTCAAGGACGGCGAGCTGGTGCAGCAGTTCATGCAGCGCCTGCCGCTGGGCCGCGTGGCCGAGCCGGCCGACATCGCCGGCGTGGTGGCCTTCCTGGCCAGCAAGGACGCGCGCTTCGTCAACGGCGTGAACCTGCCGGTGGACGGTGGCGTGACGGCCTCCAACGGACAACCGCCGATGTAA
- a CDS encoding response regulator yields the protein MIAAPIERRVLVHTPRGRDADVVVSVLAAARIEAVVCATQEAMLSALREGAAAAIVTEETLQAEPGGALARWLADQPSWSDFPFIVLATRQAGRRSDVAAQALHALGNVMLLERPVNAETLASAAEAVVRARNRQYTTRRNLQELGEARATVERLNRELEDRIAARTHELAAANDRLMAEINERERAQAALVHMQKMEAIGRLTGGIAHDFNNLLHVVSMNLELLVRQSPEPKVAAIAERARRAVSRGSRLTGQLLTFARAQSLLPRLTDVNALLLGMQELVAISTGANVAVDMDLCEGAAWVQLDPSQMEMAVLNLAVNAKDAMPEGGALRIATRVETLGTDELPPGRYVRVSVTDQGGGIPQHLLSKVFDPFFTTKPLGSGTGLGLSQVYGFAQQSGGMARIDSRVGEGTTVEMHFPMAAPEQVAQAPLDGPTQAAPRQHHILVVEDDAEVRRVIVDSLRFNGHRVMSASNGADGLEALGRQRPDLLIVDYAMPNMNGAEVIKAARQRQPGLPVILATGYADMAEVGTVLGTQSILIKPFDIGTLLRAVSQAMQDGAR from the coding sequence GTGATCGCCGCCCCCATCGAGCGGCGGGTGCTGGTGCACACGCCCCGCGGACGAGACGCGGACGTGGTGGTCTCGGTGCTGGCCGCCGCCCGCATCGAGGCGGTGGTCTGCGCTACGCAGGAGGCCATGCTGTCGGCCCTGCGTGAAGGCGCTGCCGCCGCCATCGTCACCGAAGAAACGCTGCAGGCCGAGCCTGGCGGGGCGCTGGCCCGCTGGCTGGCCGATCAGCCCAGCTGGTCGGACTTCCCCTTCATCGTGCTGGCCACGCGGCAGGCCGGCCGCCGATCGGACGTGGCTGCTCAGGCTCTGCATGCCCTGGGCAACGTGATGCTGCTGGAACGGCCCGTGAATGCCGAGACCCTGGCCAGCGCGGCCGAGGCCGTGGTGCGCGCCCGCAACCGCCAGTACACCACCCGCCGCAACCTGCAGGAGCTGGGCGAGGCGCGGGCGACGGTGGAGCGCTTGAACCGCGAGCTGGAAGACCGCATTGCCGCCCGCACCCATGAGCTGGCCGCCGCCAACGACCGGCTGATGGCCGAGATCAACGAGCGCGAGCGCGCCCAGGCCGCGCTGGTGCACATGCAGAAGATGGAAGCCATCGGCCGCCTGACCGGTGGCATTGCGCATGACTTCAACAACCTGCTGCACGTGGTCAGCATGAACCTGGAGCTGCTGGTGCGCCAGAGCCCCGAGCCCAAGGTGGCCGCCATCGCCGAGCGGGCGCGGCGCGCCGTCTCGCGCGGCTCGCGACTGACCGGCCAGCTGCTGACCTTTGCGCGCGCGCAGTCGCTGCTGCCGCGGCTGACCGACGTGAATGCGCTGCTGCTGGGCATGCAGGAACTGGTGGCCATTTCCACCGGGGCCAATGTGGCGGTGGACATGGACCTGTGCGAAGGCGCCGCCTGGGTGCAGCTGGACCCGAGCCAGATGGAGATGGCCGTGCTCAACCTGGCCGTCAATGCCAAGGACGCGATGCCCGAGGGCGGCGCCCTGCGCATCGCCACCCGGGTGGAAACGCTGGGCACCGACGAGCTGCCGCCCGGCCGCTACGTGCGGGTGTCCGTCACCGACCAGGGCGGCGGCATTCCGCAGCACCTGCTGAGCAAGGTGTTCGATCCCTTCTTCACCACCAAGCCGCTGGGCAGCGGCACCGGGCTGGGCCTGAGCCAGGTCTACGGCTTTGCGCAGCAGTCGGGCGGCATGGCCCGCATCGACAGCCGGGTGGGCGAGGGCACGACGGTGGAGATGCACTTTCCGATGGCCGCGCCCGAGCAGGTGGCCCAGGCACCGCTGGACGGGCCCACGCAGGCGGCGCCGCGGCAGCACCACATCCTGGTGGTGGAGGACGATGCCGAGGTGCGCCGCGTGATCGTGGACAGCCTGCGCTTCAACGGGCACCGGGTGATGTCGGCCTCCAACGGCGCCGACGGTCTGGAGGCGCTGGGCCGCCAGCGGCCCGACCTGCTGATCGTGGACTACGCGATGCCCAACATGAACGGGGCGGAAGTGATCAAGGCCGCGCGCCAGCGCCAGCCCGGCCTGCCGGTCATCCTGGCCACCGGCTATGCCGACATGGCCGAGGTGGGCACGGTGCTGGGCACGCAGTCCATCCTGATCAAGCCCTTCGACATCGGCACGCTGCTGCGCGCCGTGTCGCAGGCCATGCAGGACGGCGCGCGCTGA
- a CDS encoding ATPase domain-containing protein produces MTPPPSQHPPQAAPRASTGIAGLDDVLGGGLPARHLYLVEGEPGTGKTTLGIQFLLEGLRCGESGLYVTLSETADELRSVAAAHGWSLEGLQLFELVTAEGLSAEAEQSILHPSEVELGETTRGVMAEVERHHPQRVVFDSLSEMRLLAQDPLRYRRQILALKHFFARHRCTVLLLDDKTSQDNDLQLHSIAHGVLSLGQNSGHYGEDKRYLRVAKLRGAKFRGGEHDFRLDTGGIALFPRLTAADHRGSLAHVVRSTGHAVLDRMLGGGLTSGSNTLFAGPSGVGKTTTAVACTVAALQRGEKAAYYLFDEGLGTLLARCRMLGLPVEPYIDSGSLEVHALDPAAVSPGEFAHMVRDAVERRGVTSLVIDSLNAYLQGMPGGKFLLLQMHELLTYLNQRGVATILVLGQHGLFGEGSSDVDLSYLSDALLLFRFFEARGRLLKAVSVVKSRTSAHEPFIREFRLGQGGVEVGAALTDFEGVMRGVPSYRGTQALLGDEVATEPAR; encoded by the coding sequence ATGACCCCCCCGCCTTCGCAACACCCGCCTCAGGCTGCTCCACGTGCCTCCACCGGCATCGCCGGCCTGGACGATGTCCTGGGTGGTGGCCTGCCGGCCCGTCATCTGTACCTGGTGGAGGGTGAGCCGGGCACCGGCAAGACGACGCTGGGCATCCAGTTCCTGCTGGAAGGCCTGCGCTGCGGTGAAAGCGGCCTGTACGTCACGCTGTCGGAAACCGCGGACGAACTGCGCTCGGTGGCCGCCGCCCACGGCTGGTCGCTGGAAGGGTTGCAGCTCTTCGAGCTGGTGACGGCCGAAGGCCTGAGCGCCGAGGCCGAGCAGTCCATCCTGCATCCGTCGGAGGTGGAGCTGGGCGAGACCACGCGCGGCGTGATGGCCGAGGTGGAGCGCCACCATCCGCAGCGGGTGGTGTTCGACAGCCTGTCGGAGATGCGGCTGCTGGCGCAGGACCCGTTGCGCTACCGGCGGCAGATCCTGGCGCTCAAGCACTTCTTCGCGCGGCACCGGTGCACCGTGCTGCTGCTGGACGACAAGACCTCCCAGGACAACGACCTGCAGCTGCACAGCATCGCGCACGGTGTGCTGAGCCTGGGCCAGAACAGCGGCCACTACGGCGAGGACAAGCGCTACCTGCGCGTGGCCAAGCTGCGCGGCGCCAAGTTCCGCGGCGGCGAGCACGACTTCCGCCTGGACACCGGCGGCATTGCGCTGTTTCCGCGCCTGACCGCGGCCGACCATCGCGGCTCGCTGGCGCATGTGGTGCGCAGCACCGGCCACGCCGTGCTGGACCGCATGCTCGGCGGCGGCCTGACCAGTGGCAGCAACACCTTGTTCGCCGGCCCCAGCGGCGTGGGCAAGACCACCACGGCCGTGGCCTGCACCGTGGCCGCGCTGCAGCGCGGCGAGAAGGCGGCCTACTACCTGTTCGACGAAGGTCTTGGCACGCTGCTGGCGCGTTGCCGCATGCTGGGCCTGCCGGTGGAGCCCTACATCGACAGCGGCAGCCTGGAAGTGCATGCGCTGGACCCGGCGGCGGTGTCGCCCGGCGAATTCGCACACATGGTGCGCGACGCGGTGGAGCGTCGGGGCGTCACCTCGCTCGTCATCGACAGCCTCAATGCCTATCTGCAGGGCATGCCTGGCGGCAAATTCCTGCTGCTGCAGATGCATGAGCTGCTCACCTACCTGAACCAGCGCGGCGTGGCCACCATCCTGGTGCTGGGCCAGCACGGGCTGTTCGGTGAGGGCAGCAGCGACGTGGACCTGAGCTACCTCAGCGATGCCTTGCTGCTGTTCCGCTTCTTCGAGGCCCGCGGCCGGCTGCTCAAGGCGGTGTCGGTGGTCAAGAGCCGCACCAGCGCGCACGAGCCCTTCATCCGCGAGTTCCGTCTCGGCCAGGGCGGCGTGGAGGTGGGCGCGGCCCTGACCGACTTCGAGGGCGTGATGCGCGGCGTGCCTTCCTACCGCGGCACGCAGGCCCTGCTGGGCGACGAAGTGGCTACTGAGCCTGCGCGGTGA
- a CDS encoding ROK family protein produces the protein MSPTPPPRPTPPDPPAHGSCELADVRIDGYSLEIEDEEGLVGDQASQTAFRELLADWRARMERAGRDPLGPTPSEEMSKAELDRIATSGDTEAARTVALAIDEFSQRLAYVIGRLMRHPSWQGVQRIVVGGGFKESVIGRIAIRQTAARLQTENQPEALRALQLQPIHHGADDGGLAGGVQLLPAELRQAGGAMLAIDIGGTNVRCGIVRFGPGGHDARVTAREKWRHADEEGEADLVEGIVGLLRQLMAGADEEGLALLPVLAVGCPGVVMPDGSIDRGAQNLPSDWRQASFHLPRRLQENIPEIGGAATRVVMHNDAVVQGLSELPFTQDVRQWAVLTIGTGLGNASFSNRSGAGHGAS, from the coding sequence ATGAGCCCGACCCCACCCCCCCGCCCTACGCCGCCCGATCCGCCCGCCCACGGCAGCTGCGAGCTGGCCGACGTGCGCATCGACGGCTACAGCCTGGAAATCGAGGACGAAGAAGGCTTGGTGGGCGACCAGGCCAGCCAGACCGCCTTCCGCGAACTGCTGGCCGACTGGCGCGCACGCATGGAGCGGGCCGGCCGTGATCCGCTGGGCCCGACGCCCAGCGAGGAGATGAGCAAGGCCGAGCTGGACCGCATCGCCACCTCGGGCGACACCGAGGCCGCGCGCACGGTGGCACTGGCCATCGACGAGTTCTCGCAACGCCTGGCTTATGTCATCGGCCGCCTGATGCGCCACCCCAGCTGGCAGGGCGTGCAGCGCATTGTGGTGGGCGGCGGCTTCAAGGAAAGCGTGATCGGCCGCATCGCCATCCGCCAGACGGCGGCCCGGCTGCAGACTGAGAACCAGCCGGAGGCGCTGCGGGCGCTGCAGCTGCAGCCCATCCACCACGGCGCCGACGACGGCGGCCTGGCCGGCGGTGTGCAGCTGCTGCCGGCCGAGCTGCGGCAGGCCGGCGGCGCGATGCTGGCCATCGACATCGGCGGCACCAACGTGCGCTGCGGCATCGTGCGGTTCGGCCCTGGCGGACACGATGCGCGAGTGACGGCGCGCGAGAAGTGGCGCCATGCCGACGAAGAAGGCGAGGCCGACCTGGTGGAAGGCATCGTCGGTCTGCTCCGGCAGTTGATGGCCGGCGCCGATGAAGAGGGTCTGGCGTTGCTGCCGGTGCTGGCCGTGGGCTGCCCCGGCGTGGTGATGCCCGACGGCAGCATCGACCGCGGCGCACAGAACCTGCCCAGCGACTGGCGGCAGGCGAGCTTCCACCTGCCGCGCCGGCTGCAGGAGAACATCCCAGAGATCGGCGGCGCCGCCACCCGCGTGGTGATGCACAACGATGCGGTGGTGCAAGGCCTGAGCGAGCTGCCCTTCACGCAGGACGTGCGCCAGTGGGCGGTGCTGACCATCGGCACCGGCCTGGGCAATGCCAGCTTCAGCAACCGGTCGGGCGCCGGCCACGGCGCGTCATGA
- a CDS encoding serine hydrolase has product MRWRRLPWAVLLLASAPLQAAPDASWVTRLQAQLAAVAARHQAQIGVYVRDLDSGVATSFQADEAWYLASTVKVPVAITVLRGVERGDFGLDTPLTLRAADVVDGAGPTRHQPVGKPLTVRYLLEQMIVWSDNTATDMLIGLVGIGAVNALVQELVPDGIGRITSLADVRRQVYRQLTPEALHLQGSDFVLLKQQRNDSERRLALARLLDVPPQQLRLASIGQAYDAYYATGLNSGRLDAYGELLAQLVEGKALGPVGTAWLLKVMERVKTGPNRIKAGLPLRTRFAHKTGTQRARTCDSGVISVPRLGKDTRVIVAACTRGELSVTRSDQALRDVGAAICQSGLLTDGRPHDPMCQQLPRLSSDAASGGPDAVDQP; this is encoded by the coding sequence ATGAGGTGGCGGCGGCTGCCCTGGGCCGTGCTGCTGTTGGCCAGCGCGCCACTGCAGGCCGCGCCCGATGCCAGCTGGGTGACGCGGCTGCAGGCCCAGCTGGCGGCGGTGGCCGCGCGGCACCAGGCGCAGATCGGCGTCTACGTGCGCGACCTGGACAGCGGCGTGGCCACGTCCTTCCAGGCCGACGAGGCCTGGTATCTCGCTTCCACGGTGAAGGTGCCGGTGGCCATCACGGTGCTGCGGGGCGTGGAGCGCGGCGACTTCGGCCTCGACACGCCGCTGACGCTGCGTGCCGCCGACGTGGTCGACGGCGCCGGACCCACCCGCCACCAGCCGGTGGGCAAGCCACTGACCGTGCGCTACCTGCTGGAGCAGATGATCGTGTGGAGCGACAACACCGCCACCGACATGCTGATCGGCCTGGTGGGCATCGGCGCGGTCAATGCCCTGGTGCAGGAGCTGGTGCCCGACGGCATCGGCCGCATCACCAGCCTGGCCGACGTGCGGCGGCAGGTGTACCGCCAGCTCACGCCCGAGGCCCTGCACCTGCAGGGCAGCGACTTCGTGCTGCTCAAGCAGCAACGCAACGACAGCGAGCGCCGGCTGGCGCTGGCGCGGCTGCTGGACGTGCCGCCGCAGCAGCTGCGCCTGGCCAGCATCGGCCAGGCCTACGACGCCTACTACGCCACCGGCCTCAACAGCGGCCGGCTGGACGCCTATGGCGAGCTGCTGGCCCAGCTGGTGGAAGGCAAGGCGCTGGGGCCGGTGGGCACCGCCTGGCTGCTGAAGGTGATGGAGCGGGTGAAGACCGGCCCCAACCGCATCAAGGCCGGGCTGCCGTTGCGCACCCGCTTCGCCCACAAGACCGGCACCCAGCGAGCGCGCACCTGCGACAGCGGCGTCATCAGCGTGCCGCGACTGGGCAAGGACACCCGCGTGATCGTGGCCGCCTGCACCCGGGGCGAGCTGTCGGTCACGCGTTCCGACCAGGCGCTGCGCGATGTGGGCGCCGCCATCTGCCAATCCGGCCTGCTGACCGACGGAAGACCCCATGACCCCATGTGCCAACAACTTCCCCGCCTGTCGTCCGACGCTGCTTCTGGCGGCCCTGACGCTGTGGACCAGCCTTGA
- a CDS encoding serine hydrolase: protein MTPCANNFPACRPTLLLAALTLWTSLDATAAPPDAPAAGWVDALRQQVQRIDEATPGQLGVFVKRLDTGEALNYQADRRWYLASTAKLPVALAVLQELEARRGSVQQKLVLQEGDKVDGSGALVWQKAGGSYTIESLLKRMMEQSDNTAANLLVRSIGVDTLNRRAQAMMGDGLGPLTDFAQVRYDVYAELHPRARELPRIDLVKIAGAPMGPQRVTALRRTLGVQEDELQVRSMDEAYDRYYRRGTNSTTLVAYGGMLEKLVKGELVSPAHQQLLFIDMKFDRYDNYRLEAGLPRTVKFIHKTGTQHRRACHMGVIHPQDGGRRGIVVATCAEGLDENKQAGAMFEQIGRAITQTLLTSAN, encoded by the coding sequence ATGACCCCATGTGCCAACAACTTCCCCGCCTGTCGTCCGACGCTGCTTCTGGCGGCCCTGACGCTGTGGACCAGCCTTGATGCCACTGCCGCGCCGCCCGATGCGCCCGCCGCAGGCTGGGTGGATGCGCTGCGCCAGCAGGTGCAGCGCATCGACGAGGCCACGCCCGGTCAGCTGGGCGTGTTCGTCAAGCGGCTGGACACCGGTGAAGCGCTGAACTACCAGGCCGACCGGCGCTGGTACCTGGCCTCCACAGCCAAGCTGCCGGTGGCGCTGGCGGTGCTGCAAGAGCTGGAGGCGCGGCGCGGCAGCGTGCAGCAGAAGCTGGTGCTGCAAGAGGGCGACAAGGTGGACGGCTCGGGCGCCCTGGTGTGGCAGAAGGCGGGCGGCTCGTACACCATCGAATCGCTGCTCAAGCGCATGATGGAGCAGAGCGACAACACCGCGGCCAACCTGCTGGTGCGCAGCATCGGCGTGGACACCCTGAACCGCCGCGCGCAGGCGATGATGGGTGATGGCCTGGGCCCACTCACCGACTTTGCGCAGGTGCGCTACGACGTGTATGCCGAGCTGCACCCCCGCGCCCGCGAGCTGCCGCGCATCGACCTGGTGAAGATCGCTGGCGCGCCGATGGGCCCGCAGCGGGTGACGGCGCTGCGCCGCACGCTGGGCGTGCAGGAAGACGAACTGCAGGTGCGCAGCATGGACGAGGCCTACGACCGCTACTACCGGCGCGGCACCAACTCGACCACGCTGGTGGCCTACGGCGGCATGCTGGAAAAGCTGGTCAAGGGCGAACTGGTATCGCCCGCGCACCAGCAGCTGCTGTTCATCGACATGAAGTTCGACCGCTACGACAACTACCGGCTGGAAGCCGGGCTGCCGCGCACGGTGAAGTTCATCCACAAGACCGGCACCCAGCACCGCCGCGCCTGCCACATGGGCGTGATCCATCCGCAGGACGGCGGCCGCCGGGGCATCGTGGTGGCCACCTGCGCCGAGGGCCTGGACGAGAACAAGCAGGCCGGCGCGATGTTCGAGCAGATCGGGCGGGCCATCACGCAGACCCTGCTGACCTCGGCAAATTGA
- a CDS encoding ZIP family metal transporter has translation MPAPLPTPTLSPGHPAPATRPERLATRLRRWIGWAVVLGGLAAALDALLQAPFMADPRVQGALMGGGVAALATALGTLPVLLSQQFSQRANDSMLGFGAGVMLAACSFSLIIPALAAAKAQGAGPWQAGGVVGTGLLLGAAGLMLLDRLVPHEHFIKGLEGPKRETTRRAWLFVTAIALHNLPEGLAIGVGFGGADRIGAQALATGIAIQDVPEGMVIALALRGVGYSKLVAVGLGIASGLVEPVGAVFGAALVSLATGLLPWGLAAAAGAMLFVISHEIIPESHRQGHERAATTGLMLGFVLMMLLDTALG, from the coding sequence ATGCCTGCCCCTTTGCCCACCCCGACCCTGAGCCCCGGCCACCCGGCCCCGGCAACCCGCCCTGAACGCCTGGCCACCCGGCTGCGGCGATGGATCGGCTGGGCGGTGGTGCTGGGTGGCCTGGCCGCCGCGCTCGACGCTTTGCTGCAGGCGCCTTTCATGGCCGACCCGCGGGTGCAGGGGGCCTTGATGGGCGGCGGCGTGGCAGCGCTGGCCACGGCGCTGGGCACCTTGCCGGTGCTGCTGTCGCAGCAGTTCTCGCAGCGGGCCAATGACTCGATGCTGGGCTTTGGCGCCGGGGTGATGCTGGCGGCCTGTTCCTTCTCGCTCATCATCCCTGCGCTGGCCGCCGCCAAGGCCCAGGGAGCCGGGCCCTGGCAGGCCGGCGGCGTGGTGGGCACCGGCCTGCTGCTGGGCGCGGCAGGCCTGATGCTGCTGGACCGGTTGGTGCCGCACGAGCATTTCATCAAGGGCCTGGAAGGTCCGAAGCGCGAGACCACCCGCCGCGCCTGGCTGTTCGTCACCGCCATCGCCCTGCACAACCTGCCCGAGGGCCTGGCCATCGGCGTGGGCTTCGGCGGCGCCGACCGCATCGGTGCGCAGGCGCTGGCCACCGGCATCGCCATCCAGGACGTGCCCGAGGGCATGGTCATCGCGCTCGCGCTGCGCGGCGTGGGTTACAGCAAGCTGGTGGCGGTGGGGCTGGGCATCGCTTCCGGGCTGGTGGAGCCCGTGGGCGCGGTGTTCGGCGCCGCGCTGGTGAGCCTGGCCACCGGCTTGCTGCCCTGGGGGCTGGCTGCAGCGGCGGGCGCGATGCTGTTCGTCATCAGCCACGAGATCATTCCCGAGTCGCACCGACAGGGCCATGAGCGCGCGGCCACCACGGGCCTGATGCTGGGCTTCGTGCTCATGATGCTGCTCGACACCGCCCTGGGGTAG